Part of the Mauremys mutica isolate MM-2020 ecotype Southern chromosome 1, ASM2049712v1, whole genome shotgun sequence genome is shown below.
ttctgttccctgattggatgagcagaACTCCAAGAAATCTGAGTGCTGACGTGAATGCTCTCTTTTCCTTCTTcagaatttattttcagggaataTAATGTACTATCGAGGAGACAGTGTGTTCCAATAGGCAGAGCACTGGCTGGGCAGTCAGGAAACTTCAGTGCAgtcgcagctctgccactgacctgttgcATGAGCCTGGATGAGtcgcctctctgtacctcagtttcctcatgtgtTTAATAGTCTACTAACCTGTACTGCCCTTTGAAAGTgctttcacagattccaaggccggaacgctgtatcacacaggccagaaaacttccccaaaatcattcctacagcagctcttttagaaaaacatcccatcttgatttaaaagttgtcagtgatggagaatccactacaacctttggtaaattgctccagtgattaattactctcaccaatatcaatgtatgccttatttcacaCAGGCTCTGTTCAAGGTGGTTTCTCTCAGCCACAGTCTCCCAGCAAAATGGTGACTGGCTCTCCCCTTGCTCAGGCTCTCTTCCAGGGGCCCAAAGGTGctggtggttttgttttcttaGGTGAAAGAATGTGGGGttgtctgcccctttcttttcTAGTCCATTGAGTCTTGGAAGCCGAttcttctaaagcagtggttgtcaaccaggggcacggggtacacagaggtcttctaggAAGCACATCAACTCCTgtcaatatttgcctagttttacagcaggctacataacaAGCACTAATGAAATAAGTACaggttaaaatttcatacagacaaaaggaGAAAGTCGTCAATTTGTCGGtaagagtgtgctgtgacacatcTGTATTTGagatctgattttgtaaacaagtcgtttctaagtgaggtgaaacttgggggtacacaagacaaatcagactcctgaaaggggcacaggagactgaaaaggttgagagccactgttctaaaggatcccctcaaagcaaagtttatccaagctgtgaggaaggcgacctgaagtctggtggtgaaggctccgtgtgtaacccacacacctcctgggtgtggtgtcctGTCCTAtcaagtggcaccaagaccacctaatgagagagagagagaagtttctAAGAGAGAAGTAGTttctaagtgaggtgaaacttgggggtacacaagacaaatcagactcctgaaaggggctgttagggggcttattctttcatcctctcacttccctggtccttctcgcatgaactgagagcaacaatacccgaagtccaaaggcgcgaacaattcaatgtttatcggggtgaacttccagcaagcatgattccagtttccttcctcagtgtcccccttcccagctctgacaccacagagccttgcctgtgtccctgttcccatcccctgttcctattccccctttagcaaaacatgattccaattcccccatccccagtccctgttcccattccccccaccccttcctgattgactgcagactatatagtaaaacctgagttttcctTAGCtgttccttaaccaatcattttactgaaatttaactaaccaattctaacatattgtaacatggttatttaaccaattatattccaccaccttcattggtttacacccaacaaaattaattatacagcgacagaaacaatcacagaaccagacagagaccatgcaaataaatatacaaaacaatacagaagtgaggatttcacaactacatctatacagacattctccagctgtgtctattgataagtgagttcttgccagacaggctgctatcaaactaagtttccttttacatcttctaggctcttccctttctctggaggtgatggaatatcaggacaggactgtattcctaacagcccaatagcaccttatttcagtgtgactagtttggaatgtgaggatgtgaccagacacttcccagcttatggctgcccaactacatcttagctgacggccttagcctgtcacagtcagagaagccattccacagacagtgatctttgattccttcttttatacctctataactagcaaagtgataagaatacacttacattcttaaagtacaggcctttgcagacaggcctgaatagctcTAGCCTAACACTCcacccccttttctttctttttcttttgggatGCTCCTGCCCGTATCCCTGGAAAAGCACAGGACATATGGCGACACATCTCccgatagggccaggcatcaaggtggaaggtgtcgctattccatttgtcccactgccccttgtgtagcactgtgccctgcaccttctctcgtacgGGCGTACCACACCTAGtccaattagtgttccagactCCCCAATATAGTGGGCCCGAGAAGGTTGGGTCCGGGTTGTCTTGCacactgtggggtggggagggctcactACATTACTTATAGGTTATTTTCATAGGCAGCGTAACACAAGCACAGTTAACAATATACAATGCACAGCAACACCGAGTTCTGACCACTGCAGTACGGTCCAATGTCCGAGCCACGACCAaaacactgcctctcctccttcgacAGGGTTAAGATCTGAATgtgtccagttgctggcagctgcaaCAAGCTGCCCTGCAAGTTTTACATGCTTTTGTCCATATAATAAGTTCATTGAATGTTCACAGAGAAATGGGTTGttgtccaaaccaacttaaccacgTGGTATGGAATCAGGCCGTATGCCCTGGTTCGATTATttacagcaataagatttacagatccatttgtgcaccagAGTCCAGATAGCAGCGTGTAGATGTGTGTAGTTTGGCTGGGgtctggtgtaattgtgccctcAGTAATATGCACATTTTTAGCAAAACCCTTCATAcccagtacacccaattgtccaccccttgccataggccattgatcctgcttctccatagtcataggagaggggcccagccaaacATCTTTTTTGATTTACACCCCCTCCATTGActtccagtgagctcctccccttctcattattcccatagggcttgtggggcccaccttagttgcTGTTCCATTTTcaggcaccatagtagccattacaCAGGTGTTGCCCTTctagttgagcattttgcattcccatgCACATCTCCTCCCTacgtcagccttttgaagccatcccccacccatgtcatgctagcaacaagacaaacactacagacaaacaacacaaaacataaatccatggtattctGGGTTTTCTTCCGCTGGCGCCAGCATGCTTGTAGAgggtctgaaaaacaaaaggaaCAATTTCCACCTCCCTGGTGGGGACAGAGTattgcttaataataataccaattccttttacaaatttccttgctaattgcaggaaaaacagaagaattacctccaggctgcccttattttgttttatagtcaggctagtgaattaccccactcactggttatttatgaaatttatgaggtggtgtgcctcagtttcccctcttgtacaacCGACCAGGTTTGCAATAGTTTCTTTGCTGTACCAAGCTTTACGTTTATtctcaggtaatagctgagagacagcttcagatttctgctctgtacgtacacgtacacacacacacacacactccttgtagcttgtttgctgaccagatgtatttattattcttaggttctttgtgctgcaaaggGCAGTTTCCTCCTTCTCCCATCAGCTAGGTAATCTGCATCCACACAGAGGCTTTtttggcttgcctctggatccaaAGCTATCAGTAGCTTAGAGACTGTCTTAAAAGGGTCACATTTTACTTCCACCAGAGTTCTGATTACTTTTCACTTTCATCTCCTGCGCCAAAACagacagatctgaaaaagaagcacaatctactatggctccttttggagccctaacaggattttaattaagtaccatgttttgtttggattttttttaccccttctccaatatacactgcacacgtCCTGGGAAATAGTTTAACCTTCATAACTTTATATTAACCATATTAATTTTACACAAGGTGTAACTGCCTCCATGTGcccacagagttttcatgtacccccAAAGTAACAGTCCGATCCTCCAGAGCCACCCCAAGGCTCAGTGTTCCCATCATTGctccccttttccttttcttatgCAAACACAATTCTATTTTGTTTAACATGCCTCACACTGTGATTACtctttttacacaactgtaccccgattacactcccatcttgtacaaccagagacagCCAGGGCAGTCAAGTTAAGTTCCAAGAAACCcctgacattcctttagtgattttgattaCATTACCCGATAGTCAAATAAATTTGATTAGATTAatcctccacctgctgcctgcagcagtcccctatagaccatttttgtgggaaaagggcccatttttcctCAAAATAGCTGTAAAGGGTTCTGGGACAGCAgcatagtggtggtagtagccacCCTACCTGACCCCCGGTACAATTTAATTACCAAGCTTCCATCCAATGTGACTGCACAGAGTTGCACAcacagttacatttatataactgggttttattattaaaccaaaaactTGCTTTTGGgtcagaggggcattgctggcacatgatggcgtatatcacattggtagatgtgcaggtgaacgagcccttgatggtgtggctgatgtgattaggtctatgatggtgtcacttgaatagatatgtggacataGTTGGCACTGGCCTTTGTTGCAAGGACAGGTTCCTGGGTTACTGCTTttgctctgtggtgtgtggttgctggtgagtatttgcttcaggttgtggggctgtctcTTGGAACACATAAATCTACAGTCTCTTGGAACAGATAAAGACCAAAGGTAGTGACCACACATACATTCATCAGTACAAGGCCTAGTCTACAATATAAGTTTTATTAACGTTACAATTACTCAAGGCTATATAGCAATTCTAAACACACCTCTGCACCAGTTACAAATCTAGTTCTATTCCCATCCTTAACAATAGTGTTAGGGTCTGATGGGTCTCTCAGAGCTCGATCATCAGTAGACgggtggttcctgctggagtctccCATAGGGGCTGAATTTCCCACTCTGGGCATCCCCTTTTTATAATGggattctgtctatacctacattcaGCGTATGTTCCTAAAAGTGTCCACCCTCTTTTCTCTTATTGGTCTGTGTCCCCTGGAAACTTAAGGGACCCCAATCTTCTATAGGTTGGGTAAGTTCCTGTTATTCTCTTTACCTTTGAAGCACAACCTGTATGCTGTAATTAAGACACATGTCTGAGACAGACGTGATTTTACGGTGTTTTTATGACAATATTAATCTTCTGAGTAATTTTGCACAATATTATCACTTAGTGCCTCTTTTCCCATTATTTTAGAGCATCAAGTTATTTTCCAGTCACTTATGCCATCATTTGTTGCCCCCAAAGCCTACAATAGCTAAACTAAAGTCTGCCAGGCCTCAGGCTACAGGTTCGTGCGTTCCAGCTTGTCTTACTCATGTCTAGTACTTGGTTCCTCTAAATATGAATCAGTGTTGTACTTCTATAATCCACAACTTAACCCTAATTAACATACAGCGAAAATATATACTATAACGTATTGATTAATAATAACAtcacacaaaaaagaaaaacaaactaaaatcattggctacaaTTTAGACGCCATCATTGTATGTGTATAGTTGGGACGATGTTTTCCAGTAGCTCTGCTTTATCCACATCACCCTGGAACATACTTTGTGATTGGTCAGAACCTTCTAGGATGTCTAGGGGCCACCTCCTGCAACTGCTGACTTCTTCTCCAGTTGGAGACTGTCTCTGCTGCAACCCGAGATtgtctctctcctgcctcagctTCTTCCAGCTCATCCAGTCTCTGTGTTTTAAAGGGCTGGAtgagcccctcctctctctgttCCCGCTTCTGGGGAGGTTCCATTCCTTCCACGCCCGCCCCTCTGCAGAGAAACTGGAGAACGTTAAATTTAGACTGTGGTTACTCTCTTCTTCTATCTCGCGAGGGCTGACAGTCTTTAATGACCAACGTATTTATAAACAGATGCCTCCACCCCAGCCCGCTGTCCCCTAGTACAAGGTGTGTGAGTGAAGAGTACAGGAAATCCCAAAGACATAACAATACACATGGTTCCTATAACAAATGGTGAGGTAAAAGGGTTTCCCCCCATCGAGGTTTTATCCAGACACTCATTATTTTGGCTTCTTTATCTGGGTGCCATGCAGGGTTGTCAAGTACCTGGTTTTGGACTTGAAAGTCCAGCCAAGAAGGGGATCGGACTATGCCTGGTTCCTgccgggcgggggggtgggggttggggtcaTTAACCCATgcctgctcagctggggccacatcATACCAACACACAGGGCCCTTATTCAGGgttcagcagctcccagcccagccccagagtaGAGGGAACCCAGCTGAGGCAGGGACAGAGGTGGAGAATattgagggagggggggagtggaGTAGAGCAGCCAggacccagggcaggtggggtaGGAGTAGGGCCTTGGGGAATAGGTAGGGCGGGGGGCCAGGTTTCAGGGTCCAATTTGTTGCTACCTTTCTAACTGCTAAGAATTAATAAGTTCTATACAGACCAATTCCCCAGTTTGTCATGCTGACTCAGCACAGCAaggtcaggaaaggatttaatgtctCTTTCACTGCCCAGTAAGTGATTGAAGGAAGATGGCCCAGCACCATATCACCAGCCAGTGCTTCACGGAGCTCAGTCTCAGaaccagagcaccaggagaaaaaatagttagaatcatagaatctcagggttggaagggacctcagaaggtcatctagtccaaccccctgctcaaagcaggaccaatccccaactaatcaTCCCTTATGAGTAATGAaccggagcagcctgtcccggatctctttggtcctcaccccatagatgatggggtgcagcatggggggcaccagTAGGTTCATGTTGCCAATAAGAACatggaaatgcaggggcacattCTTTCCAAAACGGTatgtgagggaggagaagagacctgGGACGTAAAAGATTAAGAtaacacagaggtgggagacgcaggttccaaaagtcttgagccgagcgtcctttgtggggaggctgaagatggccctgaggatctgggtataggacaGGGCAATAAAAATCCCATCCAGACCCATTACACACAATAGCACAAAGAGACCATAGTAACTGCTGACCTGGGTGTCgccgcaggccagcttcaccatggatatgtgtgtgcagaatggctcggggatgatgttggttctgcaatatcgCCACTGTCTTACCAGGAAGGGATAGGGCAGTACGAGCATGCTACtgcgcagcaccacggccagcCCCATCTTGGCCACCACGGGgattgtcaggatggtggaatgtctcaggggatggcagatggccacatagcgatcgaAACCCATGGCCACAATGATCCCGGACTCCATCACTGAGAAGCAGCCagtgaagtacatctgggtgaggcaggcactgaaatctatctccctggaattgaaccagaagattgcCAGCATTTTGGGTAGGATGGATGTAGACACGACCAGGTCAGcgatggccagcatgcagaggaaatagtacatgggcccatggaggctcaGCTCCATCTTCACAATTAACAGGATGGcaaagttccccaagatggctatgatgAACAaggcacagaaggggatggagatccatacatgggctgcctccaggccaggaataccctgcaggatgaaggtggaggggttggtgaagtcggttgtgtTGGAGTTTGACATGGAGTACGAGTGAAGGTCTCCAACTCTGAGGTAGAATGGTGTTTCCTGCATGCACTGTATGTtctcctgacttcctgtatgtgcaCAAGGTCAAGGGTGATGGTCGCAGGACAAATACCTGGATGGGGAGATAATGTGAATatgagacactacatgcactaCTGGAGGTGTTGTCCTGGGTGAAGCAGATAGGGgactagagcacatgacttatgaggagaggctgagggaacttcactctgcagaagagaagcgtaAGGGTGGATTTGACAGcatccttcaactacctgaaggggagttccaaaaaggatggatcaagactgttctcagtggtaccagacgacagaacaaggagcaatggtctcaagttgcagtgggggaggtttaggttggatattaggaaaaactttttcactaggagggtggtgaagcactggaatgggttacctagggaggtggtggaatctccttctcatataactataaagggaaggaaacagccctcctgtgtacaatactataaaatccctcctggccagagacaccaaaatccttttacttgTTAacggttaagaagctcaggtagcTTGGCTGAcgcctgacccaaaggaccaataacgggacaagatactttcatatcttgtgtgtgggggaggctttgtctgtgctctttgttttgggagttcttcactcttgggactaagagggaccagacatcagtcCATGTTCTCCAAATTTTTCTGAGCAattctctcatatttcaaacttgtaagtaacagccaggcaaggcgtgttagtttatttttgttttctcaatttGTGAATGTTCCCTTTCCTAGAGGGAGATTTAtccctgtttttattttttaactttgaaactaaggctagagggggttcctctgggctctttgactctgattaccctgtaaagttattttccatactgattttacagagatgatttttacattttcttttcaataaaatccttcttttaagaaccaggctgatttttccattgttgaaagacccaggggtttgggtctttgatcactttgtaactaattggttaggatattattttCAATCCTCCTCAGGAAatgggggggatattttgggggaagaggaactccaagtggtcctttctctgtttcttgttaaatcacttggtggtggcagtgtaccaggttttaacctaagctggtagaaatcaccttagggggctttcatgcaggtcctgtaccctaaagttcagagtggggaaggaaccctgacacctTTCTTAGAGGTTCTTaaagcccggcttgacaaagtcctgactgggatgatttagttgaggattggtcctgctttgagcagggggttgaactagataccttctgaggtcccctccaaccctgagattctatgattctatgattcttcataaactgaaaaaaagacattttcattattcatagAAATGAATTATGAACAACTGACCCTACTAATGCCAATTCCATATTTTATGGCATGTGTCAACAATTCCTACATGTCGTGGTGAGGTAAAGCTTAATAGGCAATAGCAGGAAACATGACGTTGGGTACTGGTTATCCATCATTGTTCCTTAATACAACGAAAGCCAGGCTAGGGAGTCCATGCTGTAGGGAGTTCCCCATTCACCCCGTTGTTCAAAACCTGAGAAGGGAGGTGGGGAAACagtcaaataaacaaaaaacacttttGCCAAGTCATGCTCCGGGGGGAACATCCCAGCTAGACGCACCCCAAGGAAGAGACCTGGGCATCATTGATAGCAACTCAGTGGAAACACCTGCCTTGGTAAATGATGGGGGGTAGAACCCCTtttatgaacacccagccagTCAGTTAGCCATGAAAATCCTTCTTCggagctgttctctacttgccttGCCTGTAAAGGGTGAAGCCGTCTCACTGAAATGCTTAGGTAAGAGGAAGTGAGTTGGCACCTGGCAATGGGAAGACGAGAAAAGAGCCAATGGGCAGACTAGAAACTTTGAAAATTGAGAAAAAACTTCCCGTCTTTGTGAGGGTTGTTGTTTTCTCTCggctggagagacagagagcagcaGGTGTGCTGTAAAGACTGGGCCGGATATGAAAAACCATCAGCATTTATACCTAAAAATTGCTCATTTGGAACTACAGATAAGCAAGTAGAACAGGAAATGTTTAGTTAGACGTGATCAGGTTTATCGCTTTATTTTGGGCTTGTGGAGTCTTCTGTGCTAAACGCAGGGGCTTCTGTTTGctttgtaacctttaaactggacCGTAAAGAAGACATTCTTGGGTGTTAATGATTTCAGTTGCTCTTTTAATATCTTGCAACACCCTGATTTTCCAGATGtctttactttatttttttaataaaatcacctttttaGGAACATGATTTGATTTTTGAGTTTAAAAACAAGAGGTCTGTGCACACGCTACTGACATAGTTACGTGAATCAAGGGTTCGGAGATCAGCTGGTACAACAGctgggttttcttttgtttgttttctttttcggCTTCCCTGAGAGAGGGCAGGAAAAGCCAAGGGACTTCAGGGAAAAGTTCCCAAGTGAGTTTTCCTGGATTTTAAGAGCCATTTTTTCACTTGGTTGGTGGCAGCACTACTAACTAGGCCAGGGGGatctgtaaccttgggagtttaacacaagcctggagtggccaggtATTTTTAAGGTCTTTTGCAGACTCCCACCTTCCGCACTCAACGTGCCAGCGTGAGGAATCAGACTTGACACTTGCACGTTCACATTGGTGGCTAAAATAAAGACAATGTTCAGCTACCTAATGAAAGGGATGGGGAATAACCTGCTCTGGACACGCACACAGTTTTTGTCACCCAGTCTCCATAAAGGATGTAGCAGATAAAAAGAGGATTTCTGACACAGGCTGTGAAAATGGGGAAggctgccatatgaggacagACTGAAAGTCTGGGcctgtttagttttgagaagagacaaagaagggggcatatgagagaggagagaaaaaaataaagaatggaACTGATTACATTCAAATGGAGAGAGAACAGTTCCCACCAGTAACATCTAtagacacttagtgcttcaaCTAATTCGTCAAAGCTGAGGTAAATTATCAGCAAAGCTGACTGGGAGGAAAGACTTgagagacaaaaatgggaatgaaaactaagatttctttaaaaagagtTTATTAGATAGTTAAAAATCCAAGATTCCACAATCAAGAAAGTGGACAACTTTGGACAAAAACCTGTTTCATTGACAAAGCGAAGGTAGCAATTAGGGTGAAAACAATATCAAACAAATGGTGAAAAGGGAAAATAGACAGCAAATACAAATTGATACATGATGTTAAAAACATCAGGGGAAAATCCATGCTAAGGGTAATCAAAAGGAGGTTattaaagaacaaaagaaatcctggaAAGGTTTAGGACAATTCCTAGAGAGAGAAAGGAACCTTGGTCATGTTTCAGAAAAGGTAGATGTGTTCATGGCatagttttgttctgcatttggaaagaagcagaatGAGGTGCTCATATCACAAGAGGATGAAACACTTTCCTGTCCAAGAGCAGTCAAGGAGGGAGTTAAACAGTATTTCCAAtagaaccttagagttacaaacaccagagttacaaactgatcaATCAGCAACACCTCTcattcacaattttaaaaaaatgcaaatacagaaaAATTCTGTGTTAAACGTAAAGTATTAAAGATGAAGAGAaagttaaaaaaagatttaagaaggacaagaaacaatggaaaagctggtatggggttagtttaaaaaaactttaggaatttaattaatgccagtcaacaacAGGTCTTGTAAAATAAACCCTATTTCTTCCTTTAATGACAATACACATTTGGTTGATCAAGGGAACTGCGTAGATGCAATAGACTGAGTTTTCTCTGAGGCATTCCAATTAGTAGGGGAAAATATTCAGATAAAAAAATGTAGACTGTAAATATCAGTGGAATGGATGTAAAATTGACTAAAAACTGGCTAGCAGACAGATCTAAGCAAGCAGTTGTCAATGGGCCATTGTCAGTCGATGGGGTTGTTTGTGGTGGGGCTCTGCAGGGTTCCGTTCTAGGCCTGaggctattcaatattttcattaatgatatgGGAGCAAATAGAAAATTACTGCAGATAAAATTGGTGGACAACCCAATGATGGGCAGAGTGGTTACAATGAGGAGGTCAGGGCAGGCACACCGATTGATCTGGTGTGTTTGGTGAGTAGGGCCCatgcaaaaaaaatgttttaatacaagCAAATGCAAACTTACCATCTCAAAACAGGGAATGCAGGCCTCACCCACAGACTAGGGCACTGTATTATCGAacgaagggaccctgaaaaggatttaggggtcactgTGGATGACCATCTCATTGTGAGCGCCtagtgcgatgctgtggccaaaagggctgacACAGTCCTTGGATGCAAAAAGAGCTGAGTGGTGAGTTGGAGGCGGGGAAAGATTTTACctctgcacctggcattggtgaAACCAATGATGGGCAGTCCTGGGGGCTAGATTTCAAAAGGGATgcagaaaaattggagagggtgctgGAAAGAGCCATAAAAATTTTtggaggctggagaaaatgccggacggtgagagagagactgaaagaaATGCAAGTATTTGTCTTAAATAGTAACAATGGGCTCTTAAATCAGGAGGAGAAAAGCAGAACAAGGCCCAGTGGGTGGAAGCTAAACACCAGATGTATTTCAGCTGGAAATAAGGACCAATGTTTAGCATTCAggatgattaaccattggaacaatctgTGAAGTgaattggtggattctccaatTCCACATGTCTACAGAGCAGGACAGGATGCTTTCctggaagatctgcttgaggGCTTCTCAACACATAACATGCCACAGCAACGCTGCCATAGCGCTTCAGTGTAGTAATAGCTAGGTCAATGTATAGGAAAGATGTAGGGAAACGGGATCCAACGGCAACTGACAAAGATGTTCCAAGGGAAGGTGTACGACCCATAGGCGAAAGCTGAAAGATACGTTTAGTTTGGAACAGTGGAGATTAAGGAGGGACATGATAACGGTCCTCAAATACTtcaaaggctgccataaaaaaggtgGTAGagagttgttctctcttgccagaaagggcaggacaagaggcaatgggtttaaattacaACAACAGCAGTATGAactgtaggacaatggaacagaagACTCAGAAGGTTGTGGAAGCGCCTTTGCAGGAAGTTTTCAGAATGAGGCAGGACAGCCATCTGCATTGGGGAAGGTTTAGACCGAACATATCCTGTTTCTTGGCACAGACTAGCTAATCAtttggtcccttctgactctgAGGCTCTATGATTCTACAATGTAAAATCCTactgtggaccaggccttagtgacaaACAAGCCAAAAGGCTTAATAttggggtaactgggtgaaagttaatggcctgtattatataggaggtcagactggatgatctaatggtcccttctcaccttaaac
Proteins encoded:
- the LOC123377048 gene encoding olfactory receptor 52B2-like, translating into MSNSNTTDFTNPSTFILQGIPGLEAAHVWISIPFCALFIIAILGNFAILLIVKMELSLHGPMYYFLCMLAIADLVVSTSILPKMLAIFWFNSREIDFSACLTQMYFTGCFSVMESGIIVAMGFDRYVAICHPLRHSTILTIPVVAKMGLAVVLRSSMLVLPYPFLVRQWRYCRTNIIPEPFCTHISMVKLACGDTQVSSYYGLFVLLCVMGLDGIFIALSYTQILRAIFSLPTKDARLKTFGTCVSHLCVILIFYVPGLFSSLTYRFGKNVPLHFHVLIGNMNLLVPPMLHPIIYGVRTKEIRDRLLRFITHKG